From Macrobrachium rosenbergii isolate ZJJX-2024 chromosome 17, ASM4041242v1, whole genome shotgun sequence, one genomic window encodes:
- the LOC136847584 gene encoding uncharacterized protein, with protein sequence MSDGKLYHATYKDVYINTTGTIVSAGDYMGNAGDSFSPNKQWKWNSTFKWFADSATPAGASFFGEPDAPLWPTVKGITIQKATIRIRPSSFDNKTSCPPLKGVYEPSWIQDHAMMGVAGVQVLSKTEVNVTVPLSRSQGANVTYICNGPFYKERTSGQVTGSVTCIPGDTAGTFKWSAQITLPCQGNDRRTLDQLLNYHI encoded by the exons ATGAGCGACGGGAAGCTGTATCACGCTACTTACAAGGACGTCTATATCAACACCACTGGAACGATCGTTTCGGCAGGAGACTATATGGGAAATGCTG GTGATTCCTTCTCCCCCAACAAGCAGTGGAAATGGAACAGCACATTCAAGTGGTTCGCCGATTCGGCTACTCCAGCGGGTGCA AGTTTCTTCGGAGAGCCAGACGCCCCTCTCTGGCCTACGGTGAAGGGGATCACGATACAAAAAGCTACAATACGTATTCGACCCAGTAGCTTCGATAACA AGACATCATGCCCCCCACTGAAAGGAGTTTATGAGCCGTCGTGGATACAAGATCACGCGATGATGGGTGTTGCAGGAGTGCAGGTTCTTTCCAAGACTGAAGTGAATGTCACAGTCCCCCTGAGTCGGAGTCAAGGAGCCAATGTCACCTATATTTGCAACGGACCCTTCTATAAGGAACGCACCTCTGGACAGGTCACTGGCTCGGTTACTTGCATACCTGGGGACACCGCAGGCACCTTCAAGTGGAGCGCTCAGATAACTTTACCATGCCAAGGTAATGATCGCCGTACACTTGATCAGCTGCTTAATTATCATATTTAA
- the LOC136847538 gene encoding uncharacterized protein, with protein sequence MRCMEKNTSLAFIRDKADLTSTLLDGKYYFTTHAMPGLSGAATHANISTFCDTKTGAVCQETPDADCAMVSKTDYQYKSCLDATGYYGCMFPPYCPGNYSQYMGGCYQAIKDFGTTPLDAIVQCSIIGGALAVPHNVATMGFLDSLVKQLQNGTGVLPTPALIGLNNAIDPRRRRLVIGLHFKFQFQFLNSKGDFTLGGLYTVGADVTAMATGPQLYYALNGQAASGAPALVSIPIGKADLTTAVCQFPGYSVCNDTQLPTYDLVVVTKSVNHTHLNGTAHFACPAGMGALVNGSAVTNQNTTCIDTLDPAAPYSFGPVPAPCNVCIAEPVLTNATSNWVNTTVWYVNTTITVTCNTSHEWKLFNNTQVIPCTPTGWAVPMPCYEACTALPPAAGSNMTVSNLTSNKVGATVTYNCTAGNYFSPSQAGKMNLGQHMPSSKRAIPNAVASRTLTCHTNLTWQPADFNLTQCLQVCLKNPQGAPLNGTTSWDGITRASATQVTLSCPAGQQMGDGNATLVITCHSNGNWTTVDPALMVCRTPVTVPFPDLPPEMTVQGLPAGGLVWQDLQINFTCPNNTMYSDGRSYITITYNGTQWLGYESNFVCLNTCSSDPLPPYNTIVYNYTGIKTIGTLVAYYCAGGRFINMDPYYYSYCDGKTWNLTDMPPCESKFLRLRKSKIHVHLTP encoded by the exons ATGAG GTGTATGGAGAAGAACACGTCACTGGCGTTCATCAGGGACAAGGCTGACCTCACCTCGACGTTGCTGGATGGCAAGTACTACTTCACTACCCACGCCATGCCCGg GTTAAGCGGAGCAGCGACACACGCAAACATCAGCACTTTCTGCGACACCAAGACCGGAGCAGTGTGCCAG GAAACCCCAGACGCCGATTGCGCAATGGTGAGCAAAACGGATTACCAGTACAAGAGCTGCCTGGACGCCACGGGTTACTACGGCTGCATGTTTCCAC CTTACTGTCCCGGAAATTACTCCCAATACATGGGCGGCTGTTACCAGGCTATCAAGGATTTTGGCACCACGCCCCTCGACGCCATCGTCCAGTGCTCCATCATAGGAGGAGCCCTGGCCGTCCCACACAATGTTGCCACCATGGGGTTCCTGGATTCGCTCGTGAAG CAACTTCAGAACGGAACAGGAGTCCTGCCAACACCTGCTCTAATTGGGCTCAACAATGC TATAgacccccgtaggagg CGTTTGGTCATTGGCCTACATTttaaattccaattccaattcctgaACAGCAAGGGTGATTTCACACTGGGAGGGCTATACACGGTTGGCGCAGACGTGACGGCCATGGCCACTGGACCACAGTTATATTACGCTCTCAATGGCCAGGCCGCCAGCGGAGCACCGGCCCTGGTTTCCATACCCATTGGCAAGGCAGATCTCACGACGGCCGTCTGCCAGTTCCCTGGATATTCTG TATGCAACGACACGCAACTTCCAACCTACGACCTCGTAGTGGTCACGAAAAGCGTCAACCACACGCACCTCAATGGCACAGCGCATTTCGCATGCCCAGCGGGTATGGGTGCCCTTGTCAACGGCTCCGCAGTTACGAATCAAAACACGACTTGCATAGACACCCTGGATCCTGCTGCTCCTTACTCATTCGGTCCAGTGCCAGCTCCATGTAATG TCTGCATAGCAGAGCCAGTTCTAACGAATGCCACCAGCAACTGGGTCAACACAACCGTCTGGTACGTCAATACTACGATCACCGTCACGTGCAACACAAGCCACGAATGGAAACTGTTTAACAATACCCAGGTCATCCCCTGCACTCCCACAGGCTGGGCAGTTCCAATGCCCTGTTATGAAG CATGCACAGCCCTACCTCCGGCGGCTGGGAGCAACATGACCGTCAGTAACCTAACAAGCAATAAAGTAGGAGCCACCGTGACTTACAACTGTACAGCTGGTAACTATTTCAGCCCCTCGCAG GCGGGAAAAATGAACTTGGGGCAACACATGCCATCTAGCAAGAGAG caATACCTAACGCCGTTGCAAGCCGTACCCTAACCTGCCACACCAACTTGACCTGGCAGCCTGCTGATTTTAACCTGACACAATGTCTTCAGG TATGCTTGAAAAATCCACAAGGGGCACCACTGAATGGAACGACCTCCTGGGATGGCATCACACGAGCATCTGCAACACAA GTGACGCTGTCATGTCCAGCTGGTCAACAAATGGGTGACGGAAATGCAACGCTTGTTATAACATGCCACAGCAACGGCAACTGGACAACCGTTGATCCCGCTCTCATGGTCTGTCGAACAC CGGTGACTGTGCCTTTCCCGGACCTTCCTCCTGAAATGACCGTTCAAGGGCTTCCCGCCGGAGGGTTGGTCTGGCAGGACCTCCAAATCAACTTCACTTGCCCGAATAACACGATGTACTCCGACGGACGGTCTTATATAACAATAACCTACAACGGCACGCAGTGGTTGGGATATGAATCAAATTTCGTCTGTCTTAACA CCTGCAGCTCGGACCCACTGCCTCCTTACAACACTATTGTTTACAACTACACAGGAATCAAGACGATCGGGACATTAGTTGCCTACTACTGCGCAGGAGGTCGCTTCATCAACATGGACCCTTACTACTACAGCTACTGCGACGGCAAGACGTGGAACCTGACGGATATGCCCCCGTGTGAAAGTAAGTTTCTAAGATTAAGAAAGAGTAAAATACATGTTCACTTAACCCCATAA